Proteins encoded within one genomic window of Pararhizobium capsulatum DSM 1112:
- the hdaA gene encoding DnaA regulatory inactivator HdaA, with protein sequence MIRKSEQLPLAFGHEPQTGRDDLLVSDPLSAAISVVDSWPNWPSPVVILAGPIGSGKSHLASIWREKSGAVDIHPEADSEASVIAASHPVLFEDADRRGFDDTALFHVINSVRENGSHLLITSRLWPMSWPVALPDLRSRLKAATVVEIGEPDDELLAQVLVKLFADRQLFVDERLVAYIVARMERSLDAAQTIVEQLDRLALSRASRISRALAAEVLDSLGNKSESD encoded by the coding sequence ATGATCCGTAAGTCAGAACAATTGCCCCTTGCCTTCGGGCATGAACCGCAGACCGGTCGCGACGACCTTCTGGTCTCCGATCCCCTGAGTGCTGCCATCTCGGTCGTCGATAGCTGGCCGAACTGGCCGTCGCCCGTGGTCATTCTTGCCGGACCCATCGGCTCGGGCAAATCGCACCTCGCCAGCATCTGGCGCGAGAAGAGCGGCGCCGTCGACATTCATCCCGAAGCGGATAGCGAAGCTTCCGTCATCGCCGCCAGCCATCCCGTGCTGTTCGAGGACGCCGATCGTCGCGGCTTCGACGACACCGCGCTTTTCCACGTCATCAACAGCGTCCGCGAAAACGGTAGCCATCTCCTGATCACCAGCCGCCTGTGGCCGATGTCCTGGCCGGTCGCGTTGCCTGATCTGCGCTCGCGGCTCAAGGCGGCGACCGTTGTCGAGATCGGCGAGCCGGATGATGAGCTTCTGGCGCAGGTTCTCGTCAAGCTGTTCGCCGACCGCCAGCTTTTCGTCGATGAGCGCCTTGTCGCCTATATCGTTGCGCGCATGGAACGCTCCCTGGATGCGGCCCAGACAATCGTCGAGCAGCTTGATCGACTTGCCCTTTCGCGCGCCAGCCGCATCAGTCGCGCACTCGCCGCTGAAGTGCTCGACAGCCTTGGAAATAAAAGCGAATCCGATTGA
- the purN gene encoding phosphoribosylglycinamide formyltransferase gives MSDVPATARKRVVVFISGGGSNMLALAKAAEAADFPAEIIAVISDKADAGGLAKAEALGIETFAFVRKDFASKDEHETAILEALDALSPDIICLAGYMRLLSGTFISRHEGRIINIHPSLLPLFPGLDTHRRAIEAGHATAGCSVHFVTEGMDEGPIILQTEVPVLAGDTPDALAARVLTVEHQTYPRALRLLAEDKVRMDGGKTVRVEG, from the coding sequence ATGAGTGACGTGCCTGCCACCGCCCGCAAGCGGGTCGTCGTCTTCATTTCCGGCGGCGGCTCCAACATGCTGGCGCTAGCCAAGGCGGCCGAAGCAGCTGACTTCCCGGCCGAGATCATCGCCGTCATCTCCGACAAGGCGGATGCGGGCGGTCTCGCCAAGGCAGAAGCGCTGGGGATCGAGACCTTCGCCTTCGTGCGCAAGGACTTTGCCAGCAAGGATGAGCATGAGACGGCGATCCTTGAGGCGCTCGATGCGCTTTCGCCCGATATCATCTGCCTTGCCGGTTATATGCGACTGCTTTCCGGCACCTTCATCAGCCGCCACGAAGGCAGGATCATCAACATCCACCCTTCCCTGCTGCCGCTCTTTCCCGGGCTGGACACGCATCGACGTGCGATCGAAGCGGGCCATGCGACGGCCGGCTGCAGCGTGCATTTCGTGACGGAAGGCATGGATGAAGGGCCCATCATCCTGCAGACCGAGGTGCCCGTTCTTGCCGGCGATACACCGGATGCACTGGCGGCACGCGTGCTGACCGTCGAGCACCAGACCTATCCGAGGGCGTTGCGGCTGCTGGCCGAAGACAAGGTACGCATGGATGGCGGGAAGACAGTGCGGGTCGAGGGCTGA
- a CDS encoding NUDIX domain-containing protein, giving the protein MTKFKDARIEILKDETLSKNWYHLRNITFNYTGSNGKTKTLKREVYDRGNGATILLYDPRRDSVILVRQFRMPAHLNGHSGWLLETPAGLLDGDNPTEAIRREVVEETGYVVKDVHPVFQSFMSPGAVTEIVHFFAAVIDVTERAEEGGGAAHGDEDIEVLEVPLADAVAMIETGEICDGKAIMLLQWAMLNKGKLGAQA; this is encoded by the coding sequence ATGACGAAATTCAAGGATGCAAGGATCGAAATTCTCAAGGACGAGACGCTCTCGAAAAACTGGTACCACCTGCGCAACATCACCTTCAATTACACCGGCTCGAACGGCAAGACCAAGACGCTGAAGCGCGAGGTCTACGACCGCGGCAACGGTGCGACCATCCTGCTCTACGACCCCAGGCGTGACAGCGTCATCCTGGTGCGTCAGTTCCGCATGCCCGCGCATCTCAATGGCCATTCCGGTTGGCTCCTCGAAACCCCCGCCGGCCTGCTCGACGGCGACAACCCGACCGAAGCCATACGCCGCGAGGTGGTGGAAGAAACCGGCTATGTGGTGAAGGACGTCCACCCGGTCTTCCAGTCCTTCATGTCCCCCGGCGCCGTCACCGAAATCGTCCACTTCTTCGCCGCCGTCATCGACGTGACCGAGCGTGCGGAGGAGGGCGGTGGCGCGGCCCATGGGGACGAGGATATCGAGGTTCTGGAAGTGCCGCTCGCCGACGCGGTGGCGATGATCGAAACCGGCGAGATCTGCGACGGCAAGGCCATCATGCTGCTGCAGTGGGCGATGCTGAACAAGGGGAAGCTTGGGGCACAAGCGTGA
- a CDS encoding molybdopterin-containing oxidoreductase family protein, translated as MSYRKAMNLATPIKAEKSIGHTVCPHDCPSACALEVDLTTEGRIGRVRGAASNTYTAGVICAKVARYSERLYHPGRLMVPQRRLGAKGEGRWQEVSWEAALDEIANAFVKAEQIHGSEAVWPYFYAGTMGQVQRDSIERLRHAKRYSGFFGSICTNMAWTGLAMATGSLRGPDPREMAKSDCVVIWGTNAVATQVNVMTHAVKARKERGARIVVIDIYDNPTVKQADMGLVLKPGTDAALACAVMHVAFRDGYADRAYLARYADDPAGLEAHLATRTPEWASAITGLSVEEIEAFAKLVGTTPKTYFRLGYGFTRQRNGAVAIHAAASVPTVLGSWQYEGGGAFHTNNDVFRFDKRELMGTAMVDPDIRMLDQSQIGRVLTGYAEALRHRGPVTALLIQNTNPVNVAPEQRLVTKGFLRDDLFVAVHEQFMTDTAKVADIVLPATMFLEHDDLYRGGGHQHILLGPKVVEPPSTVRANLFVIEELAKRLGVADRPGFGLTERQHIDHTLVNYGIGFDELKREKWLDIQPDFDTAHFINGFGHPDGKFRFKADWTGTPAPNRPPKALGAFGPHQDLPEFPDHVDLIEVADAEHPFRLATSPARSFLNSTFAETPSSVQKEVRPEAMIHPDDAAVLGIAEGDIVRIGNVRGEIRLHAKLGGGARRGVVIAEGLWPNDAHLDGEGINVLTGGDAVAPYGGAAFHDNKIWLRKDPA; from the coding sequence GTGTCCTATAGAAAAGCGATGAACCTTGCGACCCCCATCAAAGCAGAAAAGTCCATCGGCCACACGGTCTGTCCCCATGACTGTCCGTCGGCCTGCGCGCTCGAAGTCGATCTGACGACTGAGGGCCGCATCGGCCGCGTGCGCGGTGCAGCCAGCAATACCTATACCGCGGGCGTCATCTGCGCCAAGGTGGCCCGCTATTCCGAGCGCCTCTATCACCCCGGTCGTCTGATGGTGCCGCAGCGCCGTCTCGGTGCCAAGGGCGAAGGTCGGTGGCAGGAGGTCTCCTGGGAAGCCGCTCTCGACGAGATCGCCAATGCCTTCGTCAAGGCCGAGCAGATCCACGGCTCGGAAGCAGTCTGGCCCTATTTCTATGCCGGCACGATGGGGCAGGTCCAGCGCGACTCAATCGAGCGCCTGCGCCACGCCAAGCGCTACTCCGGCTTTTTCGGCTCGATCTGCACCAACATGGCCTGGACCGGCCTTGCCATGGCGACAGGCTCGCTGCGTGGTCCCGATCCGCGCGAGATGGCGAAATCGGATTGCGTCGTCATCTGGGGCACCAATGCCGTCGCGACCCAGGTCAATGTCATGACCCATGCGGTCAAGGCCCGCAAGGAACGCGGCGCCAGGATCGTCGTCATCGATATCTACGACAATCCGACGGTCAAGCAGGCCGACATGGGCCTCGTCCTGAAGCCCGGCACCGATGCCGCGCTCGCCTGCGCCGTCATGCACGTCGCCTTCCGCGACGGTTATGCCGACCGCGCCTATCTCGCCCGCTACGCCGACGACCCCGCCGGCCTCGAAGCCCACCTCGCGACCCGCACCCCCGAATGGGCCTCGGCGATCACCGGCCTTTCCGTCGAGGAAATCGAGGCCTTCGCCAAACTCGTCGGCACCACGCCAAAAACCTATTTCCGCCTCGGCTACGGCTTCACCCGCCAGCGCAACGGCGCGGTCGCCATCCATGCGGCAGCCTCGGTGCCGACCGTGCTCGGCTCCTGGCAATATGAGGGTGGCGGCGCCTTCCACACCAATAACGACGTCTTCCGCTTCGACAAGCGCGAACTGATGGGCACCGCCATGGTCGACCCGGATATCCGCATGCTCGACCAGTCGCAGATCGGCCGGGTGCTGACCGGCTATGCCGAGGCGCTGCGCCATCGCGGCCCCGTGACCGCTCTGCTGATCCAGAACACCAACCCCGTCAACGTCGCGCCCGAACAGCGCCTCGTGACCAAGGGTTTCCTGCGCGACGATCTCTTCGTCGCCGTGCATGAGCAGTTCATGACCGACACGGCCAAGGTCGCCGATATCGTCCTGCCGGCCACCATGTTCCTTGAACATGACGATCTCTATCGCGGCGGCGGCCACCAGCACATCCTGCTCGGTCCCAAGGTCGTCGAGCCGCCCTCGACGGTGCGCGCCAACCTTTTCGTCATCGAGGAACTGGCCAAACGCCTCGGTGTCGCCGATCGCCCCGGCTTCGGACTGACCGAGCGCCAGCACATCGACCATACCCTCGTCAATTACGGCATCGGTTTCGATGAGTTGAAGCGGGAAAAATGGCTGGATATCCAGCCGGATTTCGACACCGCCCATTTCATCAATGGCTTTGGCCACCCGGACGGAAAATTCCGCTTCAAGGCCGACTGGACCGGCACTCCAGCCCCGAACCGCCCGCCCAAAGCGCTCGGTGCCTTCGGCCCGCATCAGGACTTGCCGGAATTCCCCGATCATGTCGACCTGATCGAAGTGGCGGATGCAGAACATCCCTTCCGTCTCGCAACCTCGCCGGCGCGGTCCTTCCTTAACTCTACCTTCGCTGAAACCCCGTCTTCGGTTCAGAAGGAGGTTCGCCCCGAGGCGATGATCCATCCGGACGACGCAGCGGTACTCGGAATCGCGGAAGGCGATATTGTCAGGATCGGCAATGTCCGAGGCGAGATCCGCCTGCACGCGAAACTCGGCGGCGGCGCACGGCGGGGTGTGGTGATCGCCGAGGGCCTGTGGCCCAACGACGCCCATCTCGATGGCGAGGGCATCAATGTTCTGACAGGTGGCGATGCCGTTGCGCCCTATGGCGGCGCTGCCTTCCACGACAACAAGATCTGGCTGCGCAAGGACCCCGCATGA
- a CDS encoding AI-2E family transporter, with amino-acid sequence MISNGNPENGSGKGLQRQLVFWTLCFVAFIAFLMVFSSILLPFIAGMALAYFLDPVADRLERIGLSRLMATVVILISFVIVFALSLVIIIPVVASQASDFIHKMPGYISSLQAVLTDANATLVPDWISSQMGTIKENSAKLLEQGASFIGTLFQQLWNSGLALLDILSLLIVTPVVAFYLLLDWDRMVEKVDSWIPRDHIITVRQIARDMDSTIAGFVRGQGSLCVILGLYYGILLSLVGLNFGLLIGLFAGMISFIPYVGSMVGLVLALGVALVQFWPDYTSIILVLAVFFSGQFLEGNVLQPRLVGKSVGLHPVWLMFALLAFGALFGFVGLLIAVPAAAAIGVLVRFGIERYLHSALYRGRNAALKVEPEHNLPE; translated from the coding sequence ATGATCAGCAACGGTAACCCCGAAAACGGGAGCGGCAAAGGCCTCCAGAGACAGCTCGTCTTCTGGACGCTCTGCTTCGTCGCGTTCATCGCCTTCCTCATGGTTTTCAGCTCGATCCTCCTGCCTTTTATCGCCGGCATGGCGCTTGCCTATTTCCTCGATCCCGTGGCCGACAGGCTGGAGCGCATCGGCCTCAGCCGCCTGATGGCGACCGTCGTCATCCTCATCAGTTTCGTCATTGTCTTTGCGCTGTCGCTGGTCATCATCATTCCCGTGGTCGCTTCCCAGGCCTCCGATTTCATCCACAAGATGCCGGGTTACATTTCCAGCCTGCAAGCCGTGCTGACAGATGCCAACGCGACCCTGGTGCCGGACTGGATATCGAGCCAGATGGGCACGATCAAGGAAAACTCGGCCAAGCTGCTGGAGCAAGGCGCCAGTTTCATCGGCACGCTGTTCCAGCAGCTCTGGAACTCCGGACTGGCATTGCTCGACATTCTGTCCCTGCTGATCGTCACCCCCGTGGTCGCCTTCTATCTGCTGCTCGACTGGGACCGTATGGTCGAGAAGGTCGATAGCTGGATCCCGCGCGACCACATCATCACCGTACGCCAGATCGCTCGCGACATGGATTCGACGATCGCAGGCTTCGTGCGCGGGCAGGGCTCGCTCTGCGTCATTCTCGGCCTGTATTATGGCATCCTGCTGTCGCTGGTCGGTCTCAATTTCGGCCTGCTCATCGGGCTTTTCGCCGGCATGATCAGCTTCATCCCCTATGTCGGCTCGATGGTCGGGCTGGTGCTGGCGCTTGGCGTTGCGCTCGTGCAGTTCTGGCCGGATTATACGTCGATCATTCTGGTGCTGGCCGTGTTCTTCTCCGGGCAATTCCTGGAAGGCAACGTCCTGCAGCCGCGTCTGGTCGGCAAGAGCGTCGGCTTGCATCCGGTCTGGCTGATGTTTGCGCTTTTGGCTTTCGGCGCGCTGTTCGGCTTCGTCGGCCTGCTGATCGCCGTGCCCGCCGCCGCCGCAATCGGCGTCCTTGTCCGTTTCGGTATCGAGCGGTACCTTCACAGTGCGCTTTATCGTGGCCGAAATGCTGCCCTAAAGGTTGAGCCGGAGCACAATCTTCCGGAATGA
- the purM gene encoding phosphoribosylformylglycinamidine cyclo-ligase, whose protein sequence is MSEAGKNGLTYSDAGVDIDAGNLLVEKIKPHVRSTRRPGADGEIGGFGGLFDLKAAGFTDPVLVAANDGVGTKLKIAIDANKHDTVGIDLVAMCVNDLVVQGAEPLFFLDYFATGKLDPDQGAAIVGGIADGCRQAGCALIGGETAEMPGMYSGGDYDLAGFAVGAAERGKLLPAGDIAEGDVILGLASSGVHSNGYSLVRKIVALSGLGWDAPAPFGEGTLADVLMTPTKIYVKPLLKVIRDTGSIKALAHITGGGFPENIPRVLPKHLAAEIDLDAVKAPAVFSWLAKTGGVAANEMLRTFNCGVGMIAVVPADAAEQVAAALTAEGETVFKLGRMVAREEGAAGTIYKGTLAL, encoded by the coding sequence ATGAGCGAGGCGGGAAAGAACGGTCTGACCTACAGCGATGCAGGCGTCGACATCGACGCAGGAAACCTGCTGGTGGAAAAGATCAAGCCGCATGTGCGCTCGACGCGGCGTCCCGGCGCCGACGGCGAGATCGGCGGTTTCGGTGGCCTCTTCGACCTGAAGGCCGCCGGCTTTACCGATCCGGTGCTCGTCGCCGCCAATGACGGCGTCGGCACTAAGCTGAAGATCGCCATCGACGCCAACAAGCACGATACCGTCGGCATCGATCTCGTCGCTATGTGTGTCAACGACCTCGTCGTGCAGGGTGCAGAGCCGCTGTTCTTCCTCGACTACTTCGCCACCGGCAAGCTCGACCCCGACCAAGGTGCAGCGATCGTCGGCGGCATCGCCGATGGCTGCCGCCAGGCGGGCTGCGCGCTGATCGGTGGCGAAACCGCTGAAATGCCCGGCATGTATTCCGGTGGCGACTACGATCTCGCCGGCTTTGCCGTGGGTGCTGCCGAGCGCGGCAAGCTGCTGCCGGCAGGCGATATTGCCGAGGGCGACGTGATCCTTGGCCTCGCCTCCTCGGGCGTCCATTCCAACGGTTACTCGCTGGTGCGCAAGATCGTGGCACTCTCGGGCCTTGGCTGGGACGCGCCGGCTCCCTTCGGCGAAGGCACGCTGGCCGATGTGCTGATGACGCCGACGAAGATTTACGTGAAGCCGCTCCTGAAGGTGATCCGCGACACCGGATCGATCAAGGCGCTTGCCCATATTACTGGCGGCGGTTTCCCGGAAAACATTCCGCGCGTGCTGCCGAAGCATCTGGCGGCCGAGATCGATCTCGACGCGGTGAAGGCGCCGGCCGTGTTTTCTTGGCTCGCCAAGACCGGCGGCGTGGCCGCCAACGAAATGCTGCGCACCTTCAACTGCGGCGTCGGCATGATTGCCGTGGTGCCCGCAGACGCAGCCGAGCAGGTTGCTGCCGCGCTGACTGCAGAAGGCGAAACAGTCTTCAAGCTCGGCCGCATGGTTGCTCGTGAGGAAGGTGCTGCCGGCACCATCTACAAGGGTACGCTTGCCCTATGA
- a CDS encoding 23S rRNA (adenine(2030)-N(6))-methyltransferase RlmJ, with product MNYRHIYHAGNFADVLKHAVLARLVTYLKQKDKAFRVLDTHAGIGLYDLSSEEAQKTGEWVDGIGRLLEKPLPRDVADILAPYLEAVRDLNPDGSVKLYPGSPKLTRMLMRPQDRLSAMELHPDDYETLHRLFDGDFQSRITELDGWLALGAHVPPKEKRGLVLVDPPFEIAGEYDRLADGLAKAYKRFSGGVFCLWYPLKQGAPIRAFHESLQALNIPKMLCAELSVRSERDTTGLSGSGLIVVNPPFTLKGELDVLLPFLKGRLAQDKHGSARSFWLRGEMIEEE from the coding sequence ATGAACTACCGGCACATCTACCACGCAGGAAACTTTGCCGACGTGCTGAAGCACGCCGTGCTTGCGCGTCTCGTCACCTATCTGAAGCAGAAGGACAAGGCGTTCCGCGTGCTGGATACGCATGCGGGCATCGGCCTTTATGACCTGTCCAGCGAAGAGGCGCAGAAGACCGGCGAATGGGTGGATGGCATCGGGCGACTGCTCGAAAAGCCCCTGCCGCGCGATGTCGCGGATATTCTGGCGCCTTATCTCGAGGCGGTGCGCGACCTCAATCCCGATGGCAGCGTCAAGCTTTATCCCGGTTCGCCAAAGCTGACGCGGATGCTGATGCGACCGCAGGACCGGCTTTCGGCGATGGAGCTGCATCCCGACGATTATGAGACCCTGCACCGGCTGTTCGATGGCGATTTCCAGAGCCGGATCACCGAGCTCGACGGCTGGCTGGCGCTTGGCGCGCATGTGCCGCCGAAGGAAAAGCGCGGGCTGGTGCTAGTCGATCCGCCCTTCGAGATAGCCGGCGAATATGATCGACTGGCGGATGGGTTGGCCAAGGCCTACAAGCGTTTTTCGGGCGGCGTGTTCTGCCTCTGGTATCCGCTGAAACAAGGCGCGCCGATCCGCGCCTTTCATGAGAGTTTGCAGGCGCTGAATATTCCTAAGATGCTGTGTGCCGAGCTTTCGGTGCGCAGCGAGCGCGACACGACGGGGCTTTCCGGCTCGGGGCTGATCGTCGTCAATCCGCCGTTTACGCTGAAGGGCGAGCTCGATGTGCTGCTGCCGTTCCTGAAGGGGCGACTGGCACAGGACAAGCATGGTTCGGCCCGCAGCTTCTGGCTGCGCGGCGAGATGATCGAGGAGGAGTGA
- a CDS encoding omptin family outer membrane protease codes for MRISLLSIACLLFSTTACLADDTGASFDNGRFTFSGSVGLANIEAKEYVYLGSHKGSQLDWESKGVTLYSGAAGVELTPDWSVTATVDIGTNGDGHMVDYDWVPGLYVDTSMDGWSDRSISPDTRLSHYFAGSIEIARQVYADDDKQFGINAGFKYSDVKWESFGGTYIYSDTTTRDDIGAFPDGLRVISYQQKIPVFFVGLDGSADIDRLTVSGGAKGGFTTGVRDIDDHWGTNTRYHDDMYAAPVVMLNVEAAYHVTETASLYLGGSYENVFNKRGDVRSRDTVTGETDSRKNGAGASYQSMSVKFGLKGTF; via the coding sequence ATGCGTATTTCCCTTTTATCGATTGCCTGCCTGCTTTTTTCGACCACCGCCTGCCTTGCCGATGACACCGGCGCCAGTTTTGACAACGGCCGCTTCACCTTCAGCGGCTCGGTGGGGCTCGCGAACATCGAGGCCAAGGAATATGTCTACCTGGGCTCCCACAAAGGCAGCCAGCTCGACTGGGAAAGCAAGGGCGTGACGCTCTACAGCGGCGCGGCAGGCGTGGAACTGACCCCTGACTGGTCGGTGACGGCAACGGTCGACATCGGCACCAATGGCGACGGCCATATGGTCGACTACGACTGGGTCCCCGGTCTCTATGTCGATACCAGCATGGACGGCTGGAGCGATCGTTCGATCAGCCCGGATACGCGGCTGTCCCATTATTTCGCTGGATCCATCGAGATCGCCCGCCAGGTTTATGCGGATGACGACAAGCAGTTCGGTATCAATGCCGGGTTCAAGTATTCCGACGTGAAGTGGGAATCCTTCGGTGGCACCTATATCTACAGCGACACCACGACGCGCGACGATATCGGCGCGTTTCCGGACGGGTTGCGCGTCATCAGTTACCAGCAGAAGATCCCGGTCTTCTTCGTGGGTCTCGACGGCTCCGCGGATATCGATCGCCTCACTGTTTCCGGCGGCGCCAAGGGCGGCTTCACGACCGGCGTCAGGGACATCGACGATCACTGGGGAACCAATACCCGCTACCACGACGACATGTATGCCGCGCCGGTCGTGATGCTCAATGTCGAGGCAGCCTATCATGTGACCGAGACCGCATCGCTGTATCTCGGCGGCTCCTACGAAAACGTCTTCAACAAACGCGGCGACGTGCGCTCGCGGGATACGGTGACCGGGGAAACCGACAGCCGCAAGAATGGAGCCGGCGCGTCGTACCAGAGCATGTCCGTGAAATTCGGCTTGAAGGGCACGTTCTAA
- a CDS encoding YcbK family protein: MRNVFSIALTCLLTLSFFTSCEAKEEKRRKVKIPNHSISIAYAVQTVSVRTGCFSQRLQGILAHIAARTGRRPLVTSGHRPRSGRSGSLHRTCQAADIRVPGVSESSIIAAALSAPGIGGVGRYCNGIIHVDIGPRRNWTYCGKGKGGILSARRRSGRRT, from the coding sequence ATGCGTAACGTTTTTTCGATTGCTCTTACCTGTCTGCTGACCCTGTCGTTCTTCACCTCCTGCGAAGCCAAGGAAGAGAAGAGGCGCAAGGTCAAAATTCCAAATCACAGTATTTCGATCGCATACGCGGTGCAGACCGTTTCGGTCAGGACAGGATGCTTTTCACAGCGCCTGCAGGGCATCCTGGCGCATATTGCGGCCCGGACCGGGCGCCGGCCATTGGTAACGTCCGGCCACAGGCCGCGATCCGGCCGAAGCGGCTCACTTCATCGTACCTGCCAGGCGGCGGATATCCGTGTACCAGGGGTTTCGGAGAGTTCCATCATCGCGGCCGCCTTGTCGGCGCCCGGCATCGGTGGCGTCGGCCGCTATTGCAACGGCATCATCCATGTCGATATCGGCCCCAGGCGAAACTGGACCTATTGCGGCAAGGGCAAGGGTGGCATCCTCAGCGCCCGACGACGCTCCGGACGGCGGACCTGA